The following DNA comes from Halorhabdus tiamatea SARL4B.
TTCAGATCGCCGAGCCGGTCCGGCGAGAGGGGATCCTCGACGCAATCGAGAGGAGTGACGGCGACGCGATCGCCGTCACGGCCGGAGAGACCGAGCAGGCCCACGATCGACTCGCCGCGCGTGGGCTGGCCGTCGAGCCCACCAGCGCGACGGCGGTCGCCGGGCTGAACCGGCTTCGCGAGCGGGGCGTGGTCGACGAGAGTGACGAGGTCGTCGTCCCACTCACCGGACAGAATTGAGCGCGGGCGGCGTCAGCGAAATCGAACGGCAGCCCGAGCACGGCCGACAAAAAGGCTTTACCGCCGTCATCGCCTATCAGTCCGTAAATGGTACTCGACGATCTGGGATCGTCTCTACGGGGGGCCCTCGACGGCCTCCGGGGGAAGTCCCGCATCAGTGAGGAGGACGTCCAGGCGGTCGTCAAGGAGATCCAGCGATCGCTGCTCCAGGCCGACGTCGACGTCGATCTGGTGATGGACCTCTCCGACAGCATCGAGACCCGGGCCTTAGAGGAGGAGCCGCCGGCCGGCACCTCCGCGCGGGACTGGGTGCTGCGCATCGTCTACGAGGAACTCGTCGAGCTGGTCGGCGAGTCGACCGAACTCCCCCTGGAACCCCAGACGATCGTGCTGGCGGGCCTCCAGGGATCGGGGAAGACCACCTCCGCGGCGAAGATCGCGTGGTGGTTCTCGAAGAAGGGGCTCCGGCCGGCGGTCATCCAGACCGACACCTGGCGACCCGGAGCGTACGAACAGGCCGAGGAGATGGCCGAGCGAGCGGAAGTCGACTTCTACGGCGATCCCGACGAGGACGACGCCGTCAAGATCGCCCGAGAGGGGCTCGAAGCGACCGCGGACGCCGACGTCCAGATCGTCGACACCGCCGGTCGACACGCCCTCGAGGACGGGCTGATCGACGAACTCGAAGACATCGAATCGGTCGCCGATCCCGACCACAACCTGCTGGTGCTCGACGCCGCGATCGGTCAGGAGGCCAAAGAGCAGGCCAGCCGCTTCGAGGGCGCGGTCGGCATCGACGGCGTCGTGATCACCAAACTCGACGGGACGGCGAAGGGTGGCGGCGCACTCGCGGCCGTCAACGAGACCGACTCCACCATCGCGTTCCTCGGCACCGGCGAGACGGTCAAGGACGTCGAGCGCTTCGAGCCCTCGGGGTTCATCTCCCGGCTGCTCGGGATGGGCGACCTCAAGCAACTCACTGAGCGCGTCGAGCGCGCCATGGAGGAGACCCAGGAGGAAGAAGGTGACTGGGGCCCGGAGGACATGCTCGATGGCGAGTTCACCCTCAAGGACATGCGCAAGCAGATGGAGGCGATGAACAAGATGGGCCCCCTCGACCAGGTCATGGACATGATCCCCGGCCTCGGCGGCGGGATGATGGATCAGCTCCCCGACGACGCCATGGACGTCACCCAGGAGCGCATGCGCGACTTCGAGGTCATCATGGACTCGATGACCGACGACGAACTCGAGAACCCCCGCCAGATCGGTCGCAGCCGAACCGAACGCATCGCCCGTGGCTCGGGCAAACCCGAGGAGCGGATCCGGGAACTCTTAGAACAGCACAAGATGATGGACCGCACCCTCAACCAGTTCCAGGGCATGGGCGACGCCGACATGGAGCGTATGATGAAGCAGATGGATCAAGGCGACATGGGGGACATGGGAGATATGGGCGGCATGGGCGGCGGCAACCCGTTCTGAGCGTCGCTGTTGACGGGTCGTTCCCCGCCCCTGATCGAAGCACGGAAGTAATTCATCACCATTTATTCGATGGTCTTTTCTCCGGGCAAGCCTTCGAGCCAGGCGAATGAGCATCGATCTCGACGACGACGAGGTGTTCGAGGACGTCCGCGACCGTGCGGATCGCCCGATGCGCCGGCTGTTTGCCGAATACGGGGGCCGATATTCGTTCCCGTTCGTAATCGGATTCGTCAGTAGCGTCGCCGCCCGGATCCTCGACCTCCTCCCGCCCCTCCTGCTGGCCGTTGCGATCGACGCCATCTTCGGCGAGCAGCAGTACACCCTCTGGCTGGTTCCCCAGTCACTGATCCCCGAGGCCCAGGGCGCACAACTCTGGCTGACTGTCGGTATCATCGCCGCCGCGTTCCTGATCGGGGCCGCCTTCCACTGGACGCGCAACTGGGGCTGGAACACCTTCGCCCAGAACATCCAGCACGACGTCCGGACGGACACCTACGACAAGATGCAGCGCCTGAACATGGACTTCTTCGCCGACAAGCAGACCGGCGAACTCATGTCGATTCTCTCGAACGACGTCAACCGATTGGAGCGGTTCCTCAACGAGGGGATGAACGCCTTCTTTCGGCTGTCGATCATGGTGCTCGGCATTTCGGTCATCCTCTTCACGATGAACTGGAAGCTCGCGCTGATCGCGCTGGTTCCCGTCCCCGTGATCGCCTTCTTCACGAAGAAGTTCATCGAGACCATCCAGCCGAAGTACGCCGACGTCCGCTCCTCGGTCGGTCAGCTCAACTCCCGGCTGGAGAACAACCTCGGCGGCATCCAGGTGATCAAGGCCGCAAACACCGAGACCTTCGAGTCCGACCGCGTCGACGACGTCTCCGAGGACTACTTCGACGCCAACTGGGACGCCATCGACACCCGGATCAAGTTCTTCCCCGGCCTCCGGCTGATCGCCGGGTTCGGGTTCGTCCTGACGTTCATCGTCGGTGGGCTGTGGGTGATCGGGGAACCACTTGGCCCGCTCTCGGGCTCGCTCCGTCCCGGCCAGTTCGTCGCGTTCATCCTCTACACCCAGCGGTTCATCTGGCCGATGGCCCAGTTCGGGCAGATCATCAACATGTACCAGCGGGCCCACGCCTCCAGCGAACGCATCTTCGGGCTGATGGACACGCCCAGCCGGATCGTCGAGGACCCCGACGCCGAGCCTCTCGAGGTCACCGAGGGCCACGTCGAATTCGACGACGTCTCCTTTGGCTACGACGACGAGGAAACCATCGTCGAGGACATCGCCTTCGACGTCGAGGGCGGCGACACCGTCGCCCTGGTCGGCCCGACGGGGGCCGGCAAGTCCACCGTGATGAAGCTCCTGCTGCGGATGTACGACGTCGACGAGGGGGCGATTACAATCGACGGGACGGACCTCCGGGACGCCACGATCCCGAGCCTCCGACAGACCCTGGGATACGTCAGCCAGGAGACGTTCCTGTTCTATGGGACCGTCCGTGAGAACATCGAGTACGGCACGTTCGACGCCCAGAAGGAACAAGTAGTCGAGGCGGCGAAGATGGCCGAAGCCCACCGCTTCATCCAGAACCTTCCCGACGGCTACGACACGAAAGTCGGCGAGCGCGGCGTGAAACTGTCGGGTGGCCAGCGCCAGCGCATCGCCCTCGCCCGGGCCATCCTCAAGGATCCCGAGATCCTCGTCCTTGACGAGGCGACCTCCGACGTCGACACCGAGACGGAGATGCTGATCCAGCGCTCGCTCGACAAACTGACCGAAGACCGGACGACCTTCGCGATCGCCCACCGACTCTCGACGATCAAGGACGCCGAGCACATCGTCGTCATCGAGGACGGCCGGATCGTCGAACGCGGCACCCACGAGGACCTGCTCGTCGAGGACGGGCTTTACGCCAAGCTCTGGGCCGTCCAGGCCGGCGAGATCGACGAGCTCCCCCAGGAGTTCATCGAGCGGGCCGCCGAACGCCGCGCTCAGACGGAGTCGGAAGCCGACGACTGAACAGATCGCAGCGAGAACACAACTCCCAACGATGACCGAACATGCTATCGACCACCTCCGACAGCTCGATCACTGGGCCTTCCTCGTCGCGCTCGCGCTGGCGGCGATCGACGCCGTCCGGACGCGCCGTCGCCGTCCTGCAGTCGTGACCGGTTTTCTCACCGTTGCGCTGGTCTACGACGCCTACGAGTTCATGCAAAAAGACGGCTGAAACGCCGACGAGGACAGCGTGGGAACTCGAATGCAAAGCCGCTACTCGACGACGTGGCGCGTATCGTAGGAGCCGAGTCGTTTGATCCAGCCATCGCTGGCCAGTGCCTCGATGTCGTCGAGGGCGTCCTGGAGGCGCTGTTCGTAGAGGCCGGCCTCGACGTCGATGTGGAAGACGTAATCCCCGAGTCGTTCACCGCTTGGCCGCGATTCCAGTCGCGAGAGGTTGACGTCCCGGTCGGCGAACGGTTCGAGGAGTTCGAGCAGGAGGCCGGGATAGTCGACGTTCGGGTAGACGATCAGTGACGTGTTCCCGCCCTCGATCGAGCGCTCCTCCGGGCCCGCGATGGCGAAGAAGCGCGTCGCGTTCGAGGACCGGTCCTGGATGTCCTCGGCGAGGACGGACAGTTCTTCGCCCGCGTTGTCCGGATGGGCGATAGCAGCGACCGTGGCGTCTTCACGAGCACGTTCGACGCCGCGGGCCGTGCTCGCGACGGCCTCTAACTCGGCGTCGGGATAGTGGTCTTCGAGGTAGCTCCGACACTGGGCCAGCGCCTGGGCGTGGCTCGCGACGAGGTCGAACGCCTCGTCCTGGGCGATGAGGCCGTGCCGGACCGGCGTGATGATCTCCGCGACGACGGCGACATCGGAATCCGCCAGCGCGTCCAGCGATTCGGTGACGCTGCCCTCGATGCTGTTCTCGATGGGGATGACCCCGCGCTCGTACTCGCCGTCGGCGACCGCCTCGACGATTGCCGTGACGGACTCGGTGAACTCAACAGATTCCGAGAGTGCTGAGGCGGCCCGGTGAGAGTAGGTGCCCGACGGGCCGAGCGTGATCGTTCGCATACAGGTCGATTCGGCGCAGTGGCTCAAAAACGCCCCGGTCACGCCAGGACCACCGAGGGGCGTGTGACGACCGTCTGACTGAGGTTCTTGGTGACTGGGACAGATAGCTTTCCCCAATGGGAACCGAGACCGGCAGCGGGGACGAGGCCACCCGTCGTGCGGCCGAGCCCGATCCGGCGGACGTCCTCTCGCTGGTCCTCCCGTCGGTACTCGACGGCCTGGCCGCCGAGGCCCGCCGGGCGCGCGTCAGCGCCGCCTGGACGGCCTGCCGGCTGGCCGACGAACGCCCCGACCTCGGGGCCGAACTCGCCACCCGTCTCGTTCGATCCGCCGGGGAGGCCAACCGGGAAGCCCTGGTCCGGACGCTCGCGAGCCTCCACGAGCGCCACCCCGAGCAGGTGGGGGACGCCCTCCGCGCGTTCGACGGCACGGTCGTCCGGGCCGTCCGGAAAGCCGGCAGCTGGGACTTCGACGCGGAGTTGCGTGCCGACGGCGGGGCGACGACGGCCTCCGGGAGCCAACAGATCGTCGAGACGTCCCAGCAGGGCGTCTCCGTCTACCAACGATCGCTGCCCGACGAGCCGGTCGAACCCGAACCACCGGACCGGATCGTCGACGATGACGTCGAATCGGAATCCGAACCGTCGCCGGACGTCGACGGGAGCGTCCCCGACGAACCGGGGACGCCGGAGCACGTCGAGGAGCGACGCCGGCGCATCCAGGCCGCCGAGAACTCGGAGGCTTTCGCCGCCGTCCAGCTGGTGAGCGCCTTCGACGAGATCAGCGTGATCGACCCACCCGAGCGCGGTCGCTACGGCCACATCCTGCCCTCACGGGCACGCATGGACCAGGCCGAGTACGGCGTCGACCTCCTGTTTTTCGACGAACCCGGCGAGGACGCTCGTGAGTTCGGGTCGGCCGTCCACGAGCGCCTCCACCAGTGGTACTGCGCCGACGAGGCGACGGGGATCGTCGCCGTCGCGGACTACGGCGACCACCCCCGGCCGTGGGTCGCGACGCCGCGGGCCGAACACACACTCGCCGATCGGCGACCCGCCGACCTCGACGTGGCGCTGCGGGACGCCCGGGACCTCGCCGCCGGCCTCGCGGCCGTCAACGAACGCGGGCTTGTCCACGGCGGGATCGACCCCCACGACGTGGTCTACCCCTCGGTCGGCTTCAAGGAAAATCCCGCGCCCAGCCTCGCCAACCTCGGCGTCATGACCGTCTTCCGGCGGCACTTCCAGCCCGCCGAGTACGTCGACCCCCGCTACGCCGCTCCGGAGTACTTCGACGACCGCTACGGCTCAGTCGACCACGCGACCGACGTGTATCACTTCGGGACCGTCCTGTTCCGGCTCCTCACCGGCGAGGCTCCGTACCGCGGCGACTACGACGACGTCCGGGCGGCCATCCTCGCCGAGGAGACACCCGTCCCCAGCGACGTCCGCCCGGATGTGCCCGAGCCCGTCGACGAGATCGTCGCCAAAGCGATGGCCCCCCGAAAGCTGACCCGTTTCGAGACGGCAGCCCAGCTGCATCGACAGCTCGATCAACTCGTTTGAGTGGGATTGGACGGTCGATGAGATCGTCGGGTAGGTGCGTCACGTTGTCAGCGGCCGGAAACGTTCTAATCGTCGCCTGGCTTGTAGGCCCCGCCACGCCGTTCGATCGTGTAGATGTCGAGAACCTGCTCGTCGTGGTCACACTCGGCACCGAGCCGAAATTGGCCGATCCGGAGCTTCGAATGTGGTGCCCCGGTCAGCGGTTCGAGGTAGTCGTCGGGCTCGCGCCACCGATCGGTGACGATGTCGTCGAGCTTGTCTGTGATCCGCGATCGTGCGTGTTCGTCGAGATCGTCGTACGTCCGCTTGGCTGGTGCTCGAAGCTGTCACGTCCACTCTTCACTCATCGTCGTTCAGCAACTCGTCGCGGGAGAACGTCTCGCTGTCGCCCGTGCGGCGTGCGTGCTCGACCGCCGCGATCTCCTTCCAGCTCTCGCGGGTAAGTCCCGGATGCCGGACGGCATCGCGAAGGGTTTCCCGAATGAACTCGCTTCGGCTATTGTACCCCTCCTCGCCCCACGTCGCGTCGATATCTTCGAGTAACGTCTCCGTGAGACGGACGTTGATATTCGTCTTCTCCGGCCCACCACCGCTATTTGTATCTGCATCAGATATACAAGCGTGTTACGTTCAGGGCCGAATAAGTGTTCGGGGTCAACGGCTGTCCTCTCGGGGAATGGACGAGTCCCTCGATATTTCGATCGAAACTCGCCTGAACGAGTCGGACGCCGGTGAGAGATCTGACAGGCGGTATTGCAGAAAATGAACGTATAGAAATAATCCCATCTGCGATATGAACGAATATTCCACTCAGTAAGTTTGTTCACCGACCGATTTACTGAGGTGCTTAGTTGCAAACAGGCTTCCAGCCGGACTTAGTCGCTACATAACGAGGCTTCTGGCTCTGGTTCCCAGTTCTCTACGTCAAGTTCAGCCGATGTTTGGACCAAGACGCGAACTCTCGTACAGTTCGGGTTCTCGACAGTATGTTGGTGGCTCCACTGGATGCCTGCCGTAGATGTGGTTTGGTCCGTCTCTGCTCCATCCAGTCGCGCGAGAACAGTGTACTCGACAGGTTTCGATGGGAGGGACAGGTCGAGCGTGCCATTCGTGTGTTCTGATTCCGGTTGTTCGGCGGAGGCTAGTTCAAGTGTCTCCCAATATTCAACTTCTCCTTGAATCGAAACGACAAGGTCGAGGGTATGTGGAGAGTTATCGAAATTCGCGTATCCGATCACACCCGGTTGAAGCAAACTCTTCTCTCTCGCCTCCTCGTTGTGACCGCTTATCGCTGAACACCCTCCTACGACCGAAGCTGTTGCGGCAGACACCAGACCAATTGTTTGGCGGCGGGTGGGGGCCATTGTGCCAACCTTTTCAGAATGCACCGATAATTCTTATGATTGGAGTGGTACGAAGTAGACATTCCCAGAACGTTACAGCTATATTCTGTATTGAAGAGTGTTATAAAAACGAAAAACTTCGTCGAATCTGGTAGTTCGCGTCCGCGAGCCAAGCGGACGGCAAGCGATGGCGTCAAGCAGTAGCCGTGGGGGCTGATGTGATGTTGACCGACTTCGCCTCGCGGGTCATGTTAAACGAGGCCTCGCTTCGCTCGGCCTCGCATTCCCCGCTCGGCATTTCGAGGGCCGTACTTCGTACGCCCCTCGCTTACATCGCGCCGCCCATGCCACCCATACCGCCCATGCCGCCCATGCCGCCGCCCATACCGCCAGGGCCGCCGGCGGGCGGGCCGCCGTCGTCGCCGTCGTCACTGCCGCCGCCCTTGAGGTCGCCGGCGGCGATCACGTCGTCAATCCGGAGGATCATCACGGCGGCCTCCGTCGCACTCTCGACAGCCTGAGTCTTGACGCGCAGCGGCTCGTAGACGCCGTCCTCGGTCATGTCGACGATGTCACCGGAGTAGGCGTCGAGCCCGACGCCGATGTCGCCGGCGTCGTGCTGACTGCGGAGGTCCACGAGGGAGTCGATCGGGTCGTGACCCGCGTTCTCGGCGAGGGTTCGCGGGACGACGTCGATCGCGTCGGCGAACGCCTCGACGGCGAGCTGCTCGCGGCCGCCGACGGAGTCGGCGTGGTCACGCAGTCCCAGCGCGAGTTCGGCCTCGGGGGCCCCGCCACCGGGCAGGACCTTGCCGTCCTCGAGGGTGACGCGAACGACGCCAAGGGAGTCCTCGATGGCGCGTTCGACCTCGTCGACGACGTGCTCGGTGCCACCGCGGAGGATGAGGGTGACGGCTTTGGCGTCCTCGACGTCCTCGACGAAGACGCGCTGGTCGCCCGCGACGTCGCGCTGGGCGACGCTGCCGGCGAAGCCGAGATCGTCCTCGGTGATGTCGTCGATGTTCGAGACGACGCGTGCGCCCGTGGCTCGCGAGAGCGCCTTGATGTCGGACTTCTTCGCCCGGCGGACCGCGAGGATGCCCTCCTGGGCGAGGTAGTGCTGGGCCATGTCGTCGATGCCCTTCTGACAGAAGACGGCGTCGGCTCCCGCGTCGGCGAGCTGATCGACCATCTCCTGGAGCTGGGCCTCTTCCTGGTCGAGGAACTCCTGGAGCTGGTCCGGGTCCGAAACGTTGACCTCGGCGTCGATCTCGGTCTCCTGGACCTCGATCGCAGTGTCCAGCAGCGCGACGTTGGCGTCCTCGACGGCGTAGGGCATGTTGTCGTGGACGCGCTCCTTGTCGATGATGACGCCCTCGACGAGTTCGGACTCGTCGGTCGAGCCGCCGACGACGGTCTCGATCTTGACGTTGTCCGTGTCGATGTCCTCACCGTTGGCAACGGACTGCACGGCGCTGACGACGAGTTCGGCGAGCGTCTCCTTTGAGTTCTCCGCGCCCTTGCCGGTCATCGCGGTCGCCGCGATCTGCTCTAAGATCTCGTCGTCCTCGGGGGTGACCTCGATGGCGTTGTCCTCTAAGATCTCCTTTGCCTGCTCGGCGGCCCGGCGATACCCCTGGGCGAGGATCGTGGCGTGGATGTCCTGCTCTAGGAGGTCCTCGGCCTTGCTCAGAAGTTCACCGGCGATGATGACGGCTGTGGTCGTGCCGTCGCCGACCTCGTCTTCCTGGGTCTCGGCGACCTCGACGATCATGTTCGCCGCGGGATGTTCGATGTCCATCTCGTCTAAGATGGTGACGCCGTCGTTCGTGACGACGACGTTGCCCGTCGAGTCGACGAGCATCTTGTCCATCCCTTTCGGACCCAGCGTCGTCCGAACGGCCTCGGCGACGGCGGTCCCGGCGGTGATGTTCATCGATTGGGCGTCCTTTCCGGAGGTTCGCTGGCTGTCCTCGGAAAGTACGATGAGGGGCTGGTTACCCATCTGTTGAGCCATAGTCAGGCAAGGATTGAATGTCCTTCTATATAAGTATAACGGACCAGGGTGAGACGGGCGGCCGAGACCGACGCGTCACGAACTATGCGACATGTTCACAGACGAATTTAAAAGGCGATAGGGCAAACAGAGGGACCAACGCACACGCACACGCATAGCCGGAGTGACACCGTCTATTGCAGCGGGAGAACTCACCCGGTAAACTGGTGGTACTCCAGACCCTGGTTTTTCATCTCGTTATGGCGGCGTTCAAGGAACGAGTACACGGAGCCGTGAGGTGCGCCGTCGAGGATCATCTCAGCGGCCTCCCGGACGGCCTCGACCTGCTCGGGGCCGCCGATGATCGACAGCGTCGAGCCGTAGATGGCGACGTCCGCACCCGTCAGGTCCTCCATCAGCTCGCGAGTTCGGCCGTCTTCACCGATGAGTCGGCCTTTCAGACGCTTGCGATCGTTCGGATTGCGCGCGACCGCGTCGATGTCGATGACGTCGAACAGCATCATGTCGTTTTCGAGCAGCCGGAGGGCGTCCTCGGGAGCGAATCCGCGGCCGATGGCCTTGACGATGTCCGGCCCTTTCAGCGCCGTGACGGGGTCGCCGACCGACTCGACGGCGACCGCACCGGTCTCGCTATCGATGTCGAGGCGGACTTCAGCTTCCTGTTCGATCTCCCGCATCGTCTCACCACCCTCGCCGATCACCACGCCGATCCGGTCCTGCGGAATCTTCACGTGTTGCATATAGCAGGCGTAGCGGCCGCGTTCAGTTAAGTATCTCGCACTGCCGATTCGGCGGGGACGCCCCCTCTACCGCCTGAAACCTCACTCGGCCATCAGGCCGCCCTCTTCGACGCGCATGACGCCCTCGCCGTCGGGCAGGTTGGGAGCGTCGACGAGGCGGACGATCCGCTTGTCGCCCTT
Coding sequences within:
- a CDS encoding KH domain-containing protein; amino-acid sequence: MQHVKIPQDRIGVVIGEGGETMREIEQEAEVRLDIDSETGAVAVESVGDPVTALKGPDIVKAIGRGFAPEDALRLLENDMMLFDVIDIDAVARNPNDRKRLKGRLIGEDGRTRELMEDLTGADVAIYGSTLSIIGGPEQVEAVREAAEMILDGAPHGSVYSFLERRHNEMKNQGLEYHQFTG
- a CDS encoding ABC transporter ATP-binding protein codes for the protein MSIDLDDDEVFEDVRDRADRPMRRLFAEYGGRYSFPFVIGFVSSVAARILDLLPPLLLAVAIDAIFGEQQYTLWLVPQSLIPEAQGAQLWLTVGIIAAAFLIGAAFHWTRNWGWNTFAQNIQHDVRTDTYDKMQRLNMDFFADKQTGELMSILSNDVNRLERFLNEGMNAFFRLSIMVLGISVILFTMNWKLALIALVPVPVIAFFTKKFIETIQPKYADVRSSVGQLNSRLENNLGGIQVIKAANTETFESDRVDDVSEDYFDANWDAIDTRIKFFPGLRLIAGFGFVLTFIVGGLWVIGEPLGPLSGSLRPGQFVAFILYTQRFIWPMAQFGQIINMYQRAHASSERIFGLMDTPSRIVEDPDAEPLEVTEGHVEFDDVSFGYDDEETIVEDIAFDVEGGDTVALVGPTGAGKSTVMKLLLRMYDVDEGAITIDGTDLRDATIPSLRQTLGYVSQETFLFYGTVRENIEYGTFDAQKEQVVEAAKMAEAHRFIQNLPDGYDTKVGERGVKLSGGQRQRIALARAILKDPEILVLDEATSDVDTETEMLIQRSLDKLTEDRTTFAIAHRLSTIKDAEHIVVIEDGRIVERGTHEDLLVEDGLYAKLWAVQAGEIDELPQEFIERAAERRAQTESEADD
- the thsA gene encoding thermosome subunit alpha, with the translated sequence MGNQPLIVLSEDSQRTSGKDAQSMNITAGTAVAEAVRTTLGPKGMDKMLVDSTGNVVVTNDGVTILDEMDIEHPAANMIVEVAETQEDEVGDGTTTAVIIAGELLSKAEDLLEQDIHATILAQGYRRAAEQAKEILEDNAIEVTPEDDEILEQIAATAMTGKGAENSKETLAELVVSAVQSVANGEDIDTDNVKIETVVGGSTDESELVEGVIIDKERVHDNMPYAVEDANVALLDTAIEVQETEIDAEVNVSDPDQLQEFLDQEEAQLQEMVDQLADAGADAVFCQKGIDDMAQHYLAQEGILAVRRAKKSDIKALSRATGARVVSNIDDITEDDLGFAGSVAQRDVAGDQRVFVEDVEDAKAVTLILRGGTEHVVDEVERAIEDSLGVVRVTLEDGKVLPGGGAPEAELALGLRDHADSVGGREQLAVEAFADAIDVVPRTLAENAGHDPIDSLVDLRSQHDAGDIGVGLDAYSGDIVDMTEDGVYEPLRVKTQAVESATEAAVMILRIDDVIAAGDLKGGGSDDGDDGGPPAGGPGGMGGGMGGMGGMGGMGGAM
- a CDS encoding signal recognition particle protein Srp54, encoding MVLDDLGSSLRGALDGLRGKSRISEEDVQAVVKEIQRSLLQADVDVDLVMDLSDSIETRALEEEPPAGTSARDWVLRIVYEELVELVGESTELPLEPQTIVLAGLQGSGKTTSAAKIAWWFSKKGLRPAVIQTDTWRPGAYEQAEEMAERAEVDFYGDPDEDDAVKIAREGLEATADADVQIVDTAGRHALEDGLIDELEDIESVADPDHNLLVLDAAIGQEAKEQASRFEGAVGIDGVVITKLDGTAKGGGALAAVNETDSTIAFLGTGETVKDVERFEPSGFISRLLGMGDLKQLTERVERAMEETQEEEGDWGPEDMLDGEFTLKDMRKQMEAMNKMGPLDQVMDMIPGLGGGMMDQLPDDAMDVTQERMRDFEVIMDSMTDDELENPRQIGRSRTERIARGSGKPEERIRELLEQHKMMDRTLNQFQGMGDADMERMMKQMDQGDMGDMGDMGGMGGGNPF
- the pheA gene encoding prephenate dehydratase, encoding MRTITLGPSGTYSHRAASALSESVEFTESVTAIVEAVADGEYERGVIPIENSIEGSVTESLDALADSDVAVVAEIITPVRHGLIAQDEAFDLVASHAQALAQCRSYLEDHYPDAELEAVASTARGVERAREDATVAAIAHPDNAGEELSVLAEDIQDRSSNATRFFAIAGPEERSIEGGNTSLIVYPNVDYPGLLLELLEPFADRDVNLSRLESRPSGERLGDYVFHIDVEAGLYEQRLQDALDDIEALASDGWIKRLGSYDTRHVVE
- a CDS encoding protein kinase, which produces MGTETGSGDEATRRAAEPDPADVLSLVLPSVLDGLAAEARRARVSAAWTACRLADERPDLGAELATRLVRSAGEANREALVRTLASLHERHPEQVGDALRAFDGTVVRAVRKAGSWDFDAELRADGGATTASGSQQIVETSQQGVSVYQRSLPDEPVEPEPPDRIVDDDVESESEPSPDVDGSVPDEPGTPEHVEERRRRIQAAENSEAFAAVQLVSAFDEISVIDPPERGRYGHILPSRARMDQAEYGVDLLFFDEPGEDAREFGSAVHERLHQWYCADEATGIVAVADYGDHPRPWVATPRAEHTLADRRPADLDVALRDARDLAAGLAAVNERGLVHGGIDPHDVVYPSVGFKENPAPSLANLGVMTVFRRHFQPAEYVDPRYAAPEYFDDRYGSVDHATDVYHFGTVLFRLLTGEAPYRGDYDDVRAAILAEETPVPSDVRPDVPEPVDEIVAKAMAPRKLTRFETAAQLHRQLDQLV
- a CDS encoding ribbon-helix-helix domain-containing protein is translated as MSDADTNSGGGPEKTNINVRLTETLLEDIDATWGEEGYNSRSEFIRETLRDAVRHPGLTRESWKEIAAVEHARRTGDSETFSRDELLNDDE